A region from the Microcoleus sp. FACHB-672 genome encodes:
- a CDS encoding GAF domain-containing protein: protein MTFSDAGSVLATLTQANRMGALARRVKNLPVAEFVCLLDFITAEFQQFLRAIELINNEALETMLEQLLDAFTLKIGQIIQADRTTIFLVDTEKRQLWSKLTPSENGKPLEIRIPLNIGIAGHVATTGKCMNIADVSTNDAFKKEVDEHPGYHTRNLLCIPIFSNKNPDQVVAVVQLLNKAGDVPFDSEDEEEFCTFASSIGIILESCQSFYVAARNQRGVSALLKATSSLGQSLDLEATLRSVMDQARDLMQADRSTLFLLSEETGELWTKVATADGKTMMEIRIPANKGIAGYVASTGATLNITDAYQDPRFDPSIDNRTGYRTRTILCMPVYNSTSKLIGVTQLINKNQGSFTSSDEAFMRAFNAQAGIALENAQLFENVLIEKQYQKDILQSLSDAVISTDMQGRIVTINEAALELLGCPVRIEAGKHLYLWEQKLVDRFLWEVVPIENLRWRLQDSLTTGSRHYVPEQNLVIGLYIDPPNLLPDSGEVSKLYILALPDRTNPDIYIPWNQLIWDAGDIQTPTQLFKDQVTQIERSINLTVNPLTNPEGGVRGGLVVLEDISREKRMKTTMYRYMTPGVAERVMALGEDSLMVGERKEVSILFSDIRGYTTLTENLGATEVVMLLNQYFETMVEAVFNHEGTLDKFIGDALMAVFGAPLPLENHARMAVESALDMRRRLVEFNKKRIIEAQPQIHIGIGISSGDVVSGNIGSQKRMDYTVIGDGVNLSSRLESVTKEYNCDIILSEYTYDLCRDHIWVRELDKIRVKGKNEAVSIYELIGDRRQPLDSATESFLQLYKDGRAAYIARDFQQAIVYFESAAKIREKDRAIAIHLERCHNYLKNPPPASWNGVHTMTTK, encoded by the coding sequence ATGACATTTTCCGATGCTGGTAGCGTTCTGGCCACATTGACTCAAGCCAATCGCATGGGTGCTCTAGCCCGTCGCGTTAAAAATCTGCCAGTTGCCGAATTTGTCTGCCTGCTCGATTTTATTACCGCCGAATTTCAACAGTTTCTCCGGGCGATTGAGTTGATCAACAACGAAGCCCTGGAAACGATGCTTGAGCAGCTGCTGGATGCCTTTACGCTAAAAATTGGCCAAATCATCCAGGCGGATCGTACGACTATCTTTTTGGTTGACACCGAAAAACGCCAATTATGGTCTAAACTCACTCCCAGCGAAAATGGCAAGCCGCTGGAAATCCGCATTCCGCTTAATATTGGAATTGCTGGCCATGTGGCCACCACCGGCAAATGCATGAACATTGCCGATGTCAGCACTAACGATGCATTCAAGAAAGAAGTTGACGAACATCCGGGGTATCACACGCGTAACTTGCTGTGCATCCCAATTTTTAGTAACAAAAACCCCGATCAAGTGGTGGCAGTGGTGCAGTTGCTAAATAAAGCCGGTGATGTGCCGTTTGATAGTGAGGATGAGGAAGAATTCTGCACCTTTGCCAGCTCAATTGGCATTATCTTAGAAAGCTGTCAGTCTTTTTATGTGGCTGCCCGGAATCAGCGGGGGGTTTCCGCCCTTCTAAAGGCAACATCTTCACTGGGCCAAAGTCTGGACTTGGAAGCAACGCTGCGTTCTGTGATGGATCAAGCCCGTGATCTGATGCAGGCGGATCGCAGTACCCTGTTTTTGCTCAGTGAAGAAACTGGGGAACTGTGGACAAAGGTGGCGACGGCGGATGGCAAAACGATGATGGAAATCCGCATTCCTGCCAATAAAGGAATCGCCGGCTATGTGGCTTCTACCGGCGCAACGCTCAATATTACGGATGCTTATCAAGATCCCCGTTTTGATCCGAGTATCGACAACCGCACCGGCTACCGCACTCGCACGATTTTGTGTATGCCGGTGTATAACTCGACGAGTAAATTGATTGGGGTGACTCAGCTAATTAATAAGAACCAAGGCAGTTTCACCAGTTCTGATGAAGCGTTTATGCGGGCTTTTAACGCCCAAGCCGGCATCGCCCTGGAAAACGCCCAACTGTTTGAAAATGTTTTGATCGAGAAGCAGTATCAGAAAGACATCTTGCAAAGTCTTTCTGACGCCGTCATCTCCACAGATATGCAAGGCCGGATTGTTACGATTAATGAAGCAGCGCTTGAGTTACTCGGTTGCCCTGTGCGAATAGAAGCCGGTAAACACCTGTATCTGTGGGAACAGAAGCTTGTTGACCGCTTTCTCTGGGAGGTTGTGCCTATTGAAAATCTGCGATGGCGCTTACAAGACAGTCTGACAACAGGTTCTAGGCACTATGTGCCAGAACAAAATTTAGTTATTGGTTTATATATTGATCCGCCAAACTTGCTCCCAGACTCTGGAGAAGTTTCCAAACTCTACATCCTAGCCCTTCCGGATCGCACCAACCCGGACATTTATATTCCCTGGAACCAGCTGATCTGGGATGCCGGTGATATCCAAACTCCCACCCAACTCTTTAAAGATCAGGTGACACAGATCGAACGCAGCATCAATCTCACCGTCAACCCCCTCACCAACCCTGAAGGCGGCGTGCGAGGCGGTTTAGTCGTCCTCGAAGACATCAGCCGCGAAAAACGGATGAAAACAACCATGTACCGCTACATGACTCCAGGTGTGGCAGAACGAGTCATGGCGCTAGGCGAGGATTCCCTCATGGTGGGCGAACGCAAAGAAGTCTCGATTTTATTTTCCGACATCCGAGGATACACGACCCTTACAGAAAATCTGGGTGCGACGGAAGTGGTAATGCTGCTGAATCAGTATTTTGAAACAATGGTGGAGGCGGTGTTTAACCACGAAGGCACTTTGGATAAATTTATCGGTGATGCCCTAATGGCCGTTTTTGGGGCACCACTGCCCCTGGAAAACCACGCTAGGATGGCTGTTGAGTCTGCATTAGATATGCGCCGGCGGTTGGTAGAGTTTAACAAAAAGCGCATTATTGAAGCTCAGCCGCAGATTCACATTGGCATTGGCATCAGTTCCGGAGATGTGGTTTCGGGCAATATTGGGTCGCAAAAACGCATGGACTACACCGTTATAGGCGATGGTGTTAACTTAAGTTCTCGCCTAGAAAGTGTAACGAAAGAGTATAACTGCGATATTATTTTGAGCGAATATACTTATGACCTTTGTCGTGATCATATCTGGGTGCGCGAGTTAGACAAAATTCGTGTGAAGGGTAAAAATGAAGCAGTAAGTATTTATGAATTAATTGGTGATCGCCGGCAGCCTCTAGATAGCGCCACTGAAAGCTTTTTACAACTCTATAAAGATGGCCGCGCTGCTTACATAGCGAGGGATTTTCAGCAAGCAATTGTTTACTTTGAATCGGCGGCGAAAATTCGAGAAAAAGACCGGGCGATAGCAATTCATTTAGAACGCTGCCACAATTATCTTAAAAACCCTCCTCCTGCGTCTTGGAATGGGGTGCATACGATGACAACGAAGTAA
- the purC gene encoding phosphoribosylaminoimidazolesuccinocarboxamide synthase, whose product MSAHQKLYEGKAKILYTTDDPEILLAHFKDDATAFNAQKRGSIAGKGEINCTISSHLLREMEAAGIATHFIDSPTGNQMRVRRVQILPLEVVVRNIAAGSLCKQTGLPVGTLLKQPLVEFFYKNDDLGDPLLTRERLFLLELATPEQVEQLKTLALQVNDILSAFFQRCGITLVDFKLEFGLDRDGTLRLADEISPDTCRLWNNSDDDPDRRVMDKDRFRRDLGNVEEAYQQVLERVLAQTNQQSE is encoded by the coding sequence ATGTCCGCCCATCAAAAACTTTACGAAGGCAAAGCCAAAATTCTCTACACCACCGATGATCCAGAGATTTTGCTCGCCCACTTTAAGGATGATGCCACTGCATTTAATGCCCAAAAGCGGGGCAGCATCGCCGGCAAAGGCGAGATCAACTGCACCATCTCCAGTCATTTATTGCGAGAAATGGAAGCTGCCGGCATTGCCACCCACTTCATCGACTCTCCAACCGGCAACCAAATGCGCGTTAGGCGCGTCCAAATTTTACCGTTAGAAGTCGTAGTGAGGAACATAGCAGCAGGGAGTTTGTGTAAACAAACCGGGTTGCCGGTGGGCACCCTCCTGAAACAACCACTGGTCGAATTCTTCTATAAAAATGACGATTTGGGAGATCCGCTATTAACCCGTGAGCGGCTTTTCCTGCTGGAGTTGGCCACCCCAGAACAGGTAGAGCAACTGAAAACCTTGGCATTACAGGTGAACGACATCCTCTCAGCCTTTTTCCAGCGATGCGGGATTACCCTAGTTGACTTTAAACTAGAGTTCGGTCTAGATCGTGACGGAACCCTGCGACTGGCGGATGAAATTAGTCCTGATACGTGCCGGCTGTGGAATAACTCAGATGACGATCCAGATCGGCGGGTGATGGACAAAGACCGATTCCGCCGCGATTTGGGCAATGTCGAAGAAGCTTATCAACAGGTTTTAGAGCGGGTGCTAGCTCAAACCAACCAACAGTCAGAGTAA
- a CDS encoding BamA/TamA family outer membrane protein, whose amino-acid sequence MRIPPVWVAIVTASATLSLSNPVSGQTIRFTQSNSELAGLMPAQSETGDALGNPDAMSELWQLIGQAEPLAPSSTSASGELTGAEALEPIAVSALELPVQTSPDLGKENVPAQGHKNTERRISPPSRILNLSTPQSTWAAIAALESIAQTPPSPEQGAGEENPDVEPTPSAPEETAPTPTPSAPEETAPTPTPSAPEETAPTPTPSAPEQTAPPAPGPAPTPTTDRCPDPNAPQVLVAEVVVSGVEGELQDKIYQAIRTQPGRTTNRCQLQEDVNAIFATGFFGAVDYQPEDTPLGVRVTFAVQQNPVLRNVTVNVVPAGEGQQVVPQSVIDTIFGEQYGEILNLRRFQEGVKQLNQWYQENGYILAQVVNASQVNAEGTVILQVAEGIIEDIQVRFLTEEGETTDDKGNPVDGRTREFIITREMQLQAGDVLNRDTLVSDLQRVFGLGIFEKVEPSLNPGQDPRKVSVVLDVTERNTGSVAAGAGISSATGLFGTLSYQEQNLGGNNQKLGAQLQVGERALLFDVNFTDPWIAGDPYRTSYTVNGFRRRSISLIYTGGEDQVYLPDGDRPRLLRLGGGVTFNRPLGPDPLNADWQASLGLQYQRVTIRNSDGDISPEDELGNELSFSGDGKDDLTTLQFGLVRDLRDDRAKPTRGSVLRFGTEQSVPIGKGGILLNRLRGSYSYYIPVNYVRFSEGPQTLAFNVQAGTVVGDLPPYEAFALGGSNSVRGYDEGDLGSGRSFIQATAEYRFPIFAIVGGALFADFGTDLGTGSSVPGNPAGVRDKPGSGFGYGLGVRINSPLGPIRVDYGFNDEGEGRFHFGIGERF is encoded by the coding sequence ATGCGGATACCTCCGGTATGGGTGGCAATTGTGACGGCTTCAGCCACCCTGAGTTTATCGAACCCCGTCAGTGGGCAAACCATCAGGTTCACACAGTCTAATTCTGAACTGGCAGGCTTAATGCCGGCCCAGTCTGAAACTGGGGACGCACTGGGCAACCCAGACGCGATGAGTGAGTTGTGGCAATTGATCGGCCAAGCAGAACCCCTCGCCCCCAGTAGCACAAGCGCTTCTGGAGAACTGACTGGGGCTGAGGCTCTTGAGCCGATTGCCGTATCAGCGCTAGAGTTGCCGGTTCAAACTTCTCCTGATCTAGGTAAAGAAAATGTGCCGGCACAGGGGCACAAAAATACAGAACGGAGAATAAGCCCCCCATCTAGAATCCTTAATCTCTCGACTCCGCAGAGTACATGGGCAGCGATTGCCGCATTAGAGTCCATTGCTCAGACGCCCCCATCTCCTGAACAAGGGGCGGGTGAGGAAAACCCAGACGTTGAGCCAACTCCGTCTGCACCAGAGGAAACTGCGCCCACCCCGACTCCGTCTGCACCAGAGGAAACTGCGCCCACGCCAACTCCGTCTGCACCAGAGGAAACTGCGCCCACGCCGACTCCGTCTGCACCAGAGCAGACAGCCCCACCCGCGCCGGGACCCGCTCCAACACCCACCACTGATCGCTGCCCCGATCCCAACGCCCCGCAAGTGCTAGTCGCAGAGGTCGTCGTTAGTGGTGTGGAAGGAGAACTGCAAGATAAAATCTACCAAGCCATTCGCACTCAACCCGGTCGCACCACAAATCGATGCCAATTGCAAGAAGATGTGAATGCCATCTTTGCCACCGGCTTCTTCGGCGCAGTCGATTATCAGCCAGAGGATACCCCCTTAGGCGTGCGGGTGACCTTTGCGGTGCAGCAGAACCCCGTATTGCGGAATGTGACGGTAAATGTCGTCCCTGCCGGCGAAGGCCAACAAGTAGTGCCTCAAAGCGTGATTGACACCATCTTTGGCGAGCAGTACGGCGAAATTCTCAACCTGCGTCGGTTTCAAGAAGGCGTCAAACAATTAAATCAGTGGTATCAAGAGAACGGCTACATCTTGGCTCAGGTCGTTAACGCCTCACAAGTCAATGCCGAGGGCACCGTCATCTTACAAGTAGCCGAAGGGATCATTGAAGATATCCAAGTCCGCTTCCTGACAGAAGAAGGCGAGACAACCGATGATAAAGGCAACCCCGTTGATGGACGGACCCGCGAATTCATCATCACGCGGGAAATGCAGCTCCAAGCAGGGGACGTGCTCAATCGAGATACCCTGGTTTCAGACTTGCAGCGAGTATTTGGTTTGGGCATCTTTGAAAAAGTTGAACCCTCACTAAATCCAGGCCAAGATCCGCGAAAAGTCTCGGTGGTTCTCGATGTCACAGAAAGAAACACCGGCTCCGTAGCGGCGGGTGCTGGGATCAGTTCCGCCACAGGGCTATTTGGCACCCTCAGTTATCAAGAGCAAAACTTAGGGGGGAACAATCAAAAATTAGGTGCCCAGCTGCAAGTCGGTGAACGCGCCTTACTGTTCGACGTAAACTTCACAGATCCCTGGATTGCCGGTGACCCTTACCGCACCTCTTATACCGTGAATGGCTTCAGACGCCGGTCAATTTCTTTGATCTACACCGGCGGCGAAGACCAAGTCTATCTTCCCGATGGAGATCGCCCGCGTCTTCTGCGTTTGGGTGGCGGCGTCACGTTTAATCGCCCCCTAGGGCCAGACCCCCTAAATGCCGATTGGCAGGCATCCTTGGGCTTGCAGTACCAACGAGTGACCATCCGCAACTCCGATGGCGACATCAGCCCCGAAGATGAGCTGGGGAATGAACTGAGCTTTAGCGGCGACGGCAAAGACGACCTGACAACTTTGCAGTTTGGACTTGTGCGGGATCTGCGCGACGACCGCGCAAAACCAACCCGAGGGTCGGTTTTGCGTTTTGGAACGGAGCAGTCCGTGCCCATTGGTAAAGGCGGCATCTTACTCAATCGTCTACGGGGCAGCTATAGCTACTACATTCCCGTTAACTACGTTCGCTTTTCTGAGGGGCCACAGACATTAGCTTTTAATGTTCAAGCCGGCACAGTGGTCGGTGATCTGCCCCCCTACGAAGCTTTTGCTTTAGGCGGCAGTAACTCAGTGCGGGGTTATGACGAAGGCGACTTGGGTAGCGGTCGCAGTTTTATTCAAGCCACTGCGGAGTATCGCTTCCCAATTTTTGCGATTGTAGGCGGGGCGCTGTTTGCCGATTTTGGCACCGACCTCGGCACAGGATCTTCTGTACCGGGCAACCCGGCAGGGGTACGAGACAAGCCAGGAAGTGGCTTTGGCTACGGTCTGGGTGTTCGCATCAACTCTCCTTTAGGCCCGATCCGCGTGGATTATGGCTTTAATGACGAAGGAGAGGGCCGCTTTCACTTTGGAATTGGAGAAAGATTTTAA
- the lpxC gene encoding UDP-3-O-acyl-N-acetylglucosamine deacetylase gives MTISLTENSEIGTGHSIQAPFELSGVGLHTGTQTQVRVLPASRHEGRYFVRVDLAGSPVIPARIEFVRQTTLSTELGNGDACVRTVEHLLAALAAQGVDSARIEINGPEVPLLDGSAYPWVEAINSVGVVGENDPTSIPKTPILQEPVWVHQGDAFVAALPAPQTRFTYGIDFDLPAIGQQWYSWTPATERFATEIAPARTFGFAAQIEQLRSQGLIKGGSLDNALVCDVSGWLNPPLRFANEPVRHKILDLVGDISLLGAFPSAHFLAYKASHKLHIQLARLLAQSHSGF, from the coding sequence ATGACTATTTCTTTAACAGAGAACTCAGAAATAGGGACTGGGCACTCTATTCAGGCACCGTTTGAGCTGTCGGGTGTAGGACTGCACACCGGCACTCAAACTCAAGTCAGAGTCCTGCCGGCTTCACGCCATGAGGGGCGCTATTTTGTGCGAGTGGATCTGGCCGGTTCTCCTGTGATCCCCGCCCGCATCGAGTTTGTGCGCCAAACCACTCTCTCAACAGAACTTGGCAATGGAGACGCATGTGTGCGAACGGTCGAACACCTGTTGGCCGCTTTGGCAGCACAAGGAGTTGATAGCGCCAGAATCGAGATAAATGGCCCAGAAGTGCCGCTGCTCGATGGCTCAGCTTATCCGTGGGTAGAGGCGATCAATTCTGTGGGGGTTGTGGGAGAAAATGACCCAACCTCTATTCCTAAAACCCCAATCCTGCAAGAGCCGGTTTGGGTGCATCAAGGAGATGCCTTTGTCGCAGCGCTGCCGGCCCCACAAACGCGCTTTACCTACGGCATAGACTTTGATCTGCCGGCAATTGGTCAGCAGTGGTATAGCTGGACACCGGCAACCGAGCGCTTCGCCACCGAAATCGCGCCGGCTCGAACCTTTGGCTTTGCCGCCCAAATCGAGCAGCTGCGTTCACAGGGTTTAATTAAAGGCGGGAGTTTAGATAATGCCCTTGTCTGCGACGTCAGCGGGTGGCTAAATCCACCACTAAGATTTGCAAATGAACCAGTGCGTCATAAAATCTTAGACTTAGTAGGAGATATTAGCTTGTTGGGAGCTTTTCCCTCAGCTCACTTTTTAGCCTACAAAGCAAGTCACAAATTGCACATACAGCTTGCCCGGTTGCTGGCCCAGTCGCATTCGGGATTTTAG
- the fabZ gene encoding 3-hydroxyacyl-ACP dehydratase FabZ gives MSTLSDLNSNHSSAPDSAQPESASEAAQSVSVPASPKTVFNIEEIHKLLPHRYPFSLVDRIIDYVPEKMAVGIKNVSINEPHFQGHFPGRPIMPGVLIVEAMAQVGGVVMTQLPNLPPGLFMFAGIDKVRFRRPVVPGDQLVMTVELICVKGRRFAKMQGRAEVDGQRVTEGELLFSLVD, from the coding sequence ATGTCCACCCTGAGCGATCTTAATTCCAATCACTCCTCTGCCCCTGATTCGGCTCAGCCTGAATCGGCCAGCGAGGCTGCACAGAGCGTTTCGGTGCCGGCATCACCCAAAACTGTGTTCAACATTGAAGAAATTCATAAACTTCTCCCCCACCGCTATCCTTTTTCCCTCGTGGATCGAATTATTGACTATGTCCCGGAAAAAATGGCTGTCGGGATTAAAAATGTCAGTATCAACGAACCCCATTTTCAGGGACATTTCCCAGGACGCCCGATCATGCCGGGAGTGCTGATTGTAGAAGCAATGGCACAAGTTGGCGGGGTCGTGATGACGCAACTGCCCAATCTGCCACCCGGATTGTTTATGTTTGCCGGCATTGATAAAGTCAGGTTCCGCAGACCTGTCGTACCCGGAGATCAGCTGGTGATGACAGTAGAACTGATCTGCGTCAAAGGCCGCCGGTTCGCTAAAATGCAGGGCCGTGCTGAAGTAGATGGCCAGCGGGTTACAGAAGGCGAACTATTGTTCTCCCTGGTGGACTGA
- the lpxA gene encoding acyl-ACP--UDP-N-acetylglucosamine O-acyltransferase, with translation MKTLIHPTAVIHPGAQLHPTVQVGPYAVIGDLVKVGPETTIGAHVVIEGKTEIGARNQIFPGAAIGLEPQDLKYDGSLSCVQIGNDNRLREYVTVNRATGAGEITTIGNNNLLMAYVHVAHNCEIENGVVIANAVSLAGHVHIESRATIGGVGGIHQFVHIGRLSMIGGVARIVQDVPPYMLIEGNPSRVRTLNSLGLKRAGLTETDRSYLKKAFRIIYRSGLTLNEALEQLDLFPENEYVQHLRRFLQLSQMKGRRGPMPGRRLHMRGEE, from the coding sequence ATGAAGACTTTAATTCATCCCACCGCTGTCATCCATCCCGGAGCTCAACTGCACCCGACAGTGCAGGTGGGACCTTACGCAGTCATTGGGGATCTAGTAAAAGTTGGCCCGGAAACGACGATCGGTGCCCACGTCGTCATTGAAGGGAAAACGGAAATTGGTGCCCGCAATCAAATTTTCCCAGGTGCCGCCATTGGGTTAGAACCCCAAGATCTTAAATATGATGGTTCCTTGAGTTGCGTACAAATCGGCAACGACAATCGGCTGCGTGAGTACGTGACAGTTAACCGGGCCACCGGCGCTGGCGAAATAACGACAATCGGCAATAACAACCTGCTCATGGCTTACGTTCATGTGGCCCACAACTGTGAGATAGAAAACGGCGTCGTAATTGCCAATGCGGTGTCCCTAGCCGGCCACGTCCATATTGAATCTCGCGCTACGATTGGGGGCGTTGGGGGTATCCATCAGTTTGTCCATATCGGGCGATTGTCGATGATCGGGGGTGTGGCCCGGATTGTTCAGGATGTGCCGCCTTATATGCTCATTGAGGGCAACCCGTCACGGGTGCGAACGCTGAACTCGCTTGGCCTGAAGCGGGCCGGTTTGACAGAGACTGATCGCAGCTATCTTAAGAAAGCATTCCGAATTATTTACCGTTCTGGGCTGACACTGAACGAAGCCCTAGAACAGCTAGATTTATTCCCCGAAAACGAATACGTGCAACATTTGCGCCGGTTCCTGCAACTGTCTCAAATGAAAGGCCGGCGTGGGCCAATGCCAGGCCGGCGTCTTCACATGAGAGGTGAGGAGTGA
- the lpxB gene encoding lipid-A-disaccharide synthase, translating into MVLNLPLPPNTPSPFRIFISTGEVSGDLQGSLLIEALHRQANATGIKLEIVALGGERMAGAGATLLGNTSAIGSVGLLESLPYILPTLQVQRQAKRYLREHPPDLIVLIDYMGPNLAIGSYVKRHLPAVPVVFYIAPQMWVWSPFPRYTEQIVSVTDRLLAIFPEEARYFQQQGATVSWVGHPLVDRLQTFPSREQARANLGIDKDAIAIALLPASRQQEVRYLLPAICEAAQQIQEKLPQAHFWIPLSLEKFRRPIEQAIEDYGLRATLVTSQSQDVLAAADLAIAKSGTVNLEIALLNVPLVVLYRVHPFTYWVARRLFNFSIPFMSPPNLVQMQPIVPELLQEQATPANIVREALELLLDEGRRQQTLKAYQEMRSNLGDVGVCDRAAQSILQMLSK; encoded by the coding sequence ATGGTGTTGAATTTGCCTCTACCTCCGAACACTCCCTCACCGTTCAGAATTTTTATCAGCACCGGCGAGGTGTCGGGTGATTTGCAAGGGTCTTTGTTAATCGAGGCTTTACACCGGCAAGCGAATGCGACAGGCATCAAATTAGAAATTGTGGCACTGGGGGGCGAACGCATGGCTGGGGCCGGCGCAACCCTGTTAGGCAATACCAGCGCGATTGGTTCTGTCGGGCTTTTGGAATCTTTACCCTATATTTTGCCTACGCTGCAAGTTCAGCGCCAAGCAAAGCGATACCTGCGGGAACACCCACCCGATTTGATCGTGCTGATTGATTATATGGGTCCTAATCTGGCGATCGGCAGCTATGTAAAGCGGCATTTACCCGCTGTGCCGGTGGTGTTTTACATTGCGCCGCAAATGTGGGTTTGGTCGCCTTTCCCGCGCTATACAGAGCAAATTGTCAGTGTCACAGACCGGCTGCTGGCGATTTTTCCAGAGGAGGCGCGTTATTTTCAACAGCAGGGGGCAACAGTGAGCTGGGTAGGTCATCCTTTGGTTGATCGCTTGCAAACCTTCCCCTCTCGCGAACAAGCGAGGGCTAATTTGGGTATTGACAAAGATGCGATTGCGATAGCATTGCTGCCGGCATCCCGACAGCAAGAGGTGCGTTACCTGTTGCCGGCAATCTGTGAAGCAGCCCAGCAAATTCAGGAGAAATTGCCGCAAGCTCATTTTTGGATTCCCCTGTCTCTGGAGAAATTCAGACGTCCCATAGAACAAGCAATTGAGGATTACGGGTTACGGGCGACTTTAGTTACCAGTCAGTCTCAGGACGTGCTGGCAGCGGCGGATCTGGCGATCGCTAAATCGGGTACGGTTAATTTAGAAATCGCTTTGTTGAATGTGCCGCTGGTGGTGCTTTACCGAGTCCATCCCTTCACCTATTGGGTTGCGCGCCGGCTGTTTAATTTTTCGATTCCCTTTATGTCACCGCCGAATCTGGTGCAAATGCAGCCGATAGTACCAGAGTTGCTGCAAGAGCAAGCAACACCGGCAAACATTGTCAGGGAAGCGTTAGAACTTTTACTAGATGAAGGCCGGCGTCAGCAAACTCTGAAAGCCTACCAGGAAATGCGCTCCAACCTGGGAGACGTAGGAGTGTGCGATCGCGCAGCTCAGTCTATTCTGCAGATGCTCTCAAAATAA
- a CDS encoding DNA cytosine methyltransferase has translation MTKILKPKSQYHSDRRPLAVDLFAGAGGFSLAVEQAGFDVLTAVEVDSVHAAVYTFNFPYTEVLCADISTLSSLVIADTAAQSWTSLPVAANQRQSSAWDGEIDLVIGGPPSQGFAIMGKGVIEDERNDFVFEFARVVCELQPRYFIMENVPSLVTDQYTDFLERLISQLEAAGYKITLPVQVLNAADFGVPQDRQRMFLLGSRCGQVLLPYPEPLIDRKVTVRDAIADLPDVDEFPELLDTDELLLPEAQLKALEDGASEYVRSLRGLVRDRADCAYHRLWNRQLITGCLRTAHTPDCVQRFKDTPMGKVENNSRLRRLDMEGLCSPLRAGTGREGGRHTSPRPIHPLHPRVITVREAARLHSFPDWFRFHTTKWHGFRQVGNALPPLLGRAVAGEVIKALEVELQVPDVPVDLGNPDLLRMSPSLANHYWEAHLLKTM, from the coding sequence GTGACCAAAATTTTAAAGCCCAAGTCTCAATACCATTCTGATCGGCGACCCCTTGCAGTCGATTTATTTGCAGGTGCCGGTGGATTTTCCCTGGCGGTTGAGCAAGCTGGCTTTGATGTGTTAACAGCGGTGGAGGTTGACTCGGTTCACGCAGCAGTTTATACGTTCAATTTCCCCTATACAGAGGTTCTGTGCGCTGATATCTCTACTCTGTCGAGTCTAGTGATTGCAGATACCGCAGCGCAAAGTTGGACGTCATTGCCGGTTGCAGCAAATCAGCGGCAGTCATCTGCTTGGGATGGTGAAATTGATTTGGTGATTGGCGGGCCACCTTCTCAAGGGTTTGCCATCATGGGCAAAGGGGTTATTGAGGATGAGCGGAATGATTTCGTGTTTGAGTTCGCACGGGTGGTGTGTGAATTGCAACCGCGATATTTCATTATGGAGAATGTGCCAAGTCTGGTGACAGACCAGTACACAGATTTTTTAGAACGGTTGATCTCGCAGTTAGAAGCGGCTGGATATAAAATTACGCTGCCGGTGCAAGTCTTAAATGCGGCGGATTTTGGCGTCCCGCAAGATCGGCAACGGATGTTTTTGCTGGGGTCTCGTTGCGGTCAAGTTCTGTTACCTTATCCAGAACCCCTTATAGATCGCAAGGTGACGGTAAGGGATGCGATCGCAGATTTGCCAGATGTAGATGAGTTTCCTGAATTGCTGGATACCGATGAGTTGCTGCTACCGGAGGCACAACTGAAGGCTTTGGAAGATGGGGCGAGTGAGTATGTGCGTTCCCTACGGGGCTTGGTTCGCGATCGAGCGGATTGCGCTTATCACCGGCTGTGGAACCGGCAGCTTATAACGGGCTGCCTGCGAACCGCGCACACTCCTGATTGTGTACAGCGGTTTAAAGACACGCCGATGGGGAAGGTGGAAAATAACAGCCGGTTGCGGCGCTTAGATATGGAAGGACTTTGTAGCCCTTTGCGTGCCGGTACCGGCAGAGAGGGAGGCCGGCATACGTCTCCTCGTCCGATCCATCCTTTGCACCCCAGAGTGATTACTGTGCGCGAGGCGGCGCGGCTGCATTCGTTTCCAGATTGGTTTCGTTTCCACACGACGAAGTGGCATGGGTTTCGACAGGTGGGTAACGCGCTGCCACCCCTGCTAGGACGTGCGGTTGCCGGTGAAGTGATTAAAGCGCTGGAAGTTGAGTTACAAGTTCCAGATGTGCCGGTTGATTTGGGAAACCCAGATTTGCTAAGGATGAGTCCGTCACTAGCCAATCACTATTGGGAAGCCCATTTGCTGAAGACGATGTGA